The following proteins are co-located in the Pyricularia oryzae 70-15 chromosome 1, whole genome shotgun sequence genome:
- a CDS encoding protein transporter sec73 codes for MPFLRRRGVIASESDMRRHANSDEVLSVDNQQPTPETTQLGEPTLPNSPPSTPPPDPDAGTNTIPATPTTTPPSETSPDAGQPSLQPIPSINLPPRSQSPPLPDDASKQRRFSMLRFRNASDSQLATRARQQAQAEKRPPMPPISLSHQQQPPPEIIKTSPTVDMNTMPLPKKSSRMKLPWGLGDKDESKDESGEQVPRLTTKKDRRKTLNFGATSSKQSVTFDVPGRASTSHQPPAYGDDTDGNGLPLPVTRLSESSRSDGSSGDHRVYGSTTTTTHTVQTTTTFFRLPRRRQKQPEPLFPIAHLQKGGNSQSDVQRPTTGASLSTATPDSFRASTSSRPAGHSTTPTPTPSRPTSSRLTSSATSPAFHLSHKASVSPATALFRPDSRNSGRSSPSKLALNNRGRSSTFSSLGRQSMDDGLHAPPRTSTSTGRKSFGDLLGLNKLRQNNDLSGRHGSRTPATPGSTTSKNNSLQIAREQALVLPERRDDDTPAKYLARLEEVVSRSVVASALSKSADAFSQAVLRSYMRRFSFFGDPMDMAIRKLLMEAELPKETQQIDRCLQAFANRYHECNPGIYTNPDQAYFIAFSLLILHTDVFNKNNKYKMQKADYLKNTHGEGIFDDILECFYDNITYTPFIHVEDDLDINGERIVAHKAKKKSLFNANQDPVKRAAKEPIDPYTLIIDQKLDILRPNLKDVIPLDDTYSYLGTAQSFNLQELQKTFFKTGILQIVSARSRPDAFMSEKTATNPEEAQQGIVDIKITKVGLLWRKDVKKKKTRSPWQEWGAILTGAQLYFFRNTSWVKNLMHQLDSHIKHGNDGIPVIFQPPLEHFKPDSLLSTNDAVALLDSSYKKHKNAFVYVKHGGSEEVLLADNEEELNDWLAKLNYAAAFRTSGVRMRGVVGGSYDGQTRRAIRRLESDSSTSVQTPSGEVTISRSRIDHNLAQDILERRREVMSERVSDANERLQEQESKLDSQLRNARHLQILAPIMPKTRDQILLSAARIAAKLKWTRMEMWKLKCHRDILLMDLEEERKLLGLPPALILGHIANPKKPALGRETSKASSSTVVQQSPKSTLPAPLRVAPPAPGEAPDSPEGDVFQTPPTSATYHKHSLSWDNPSVSIDHPSPRKGSTASATATPNPVAASPSPNMTSSTSPTAATGIPTALQPPQPAGKPSDEHDAAERELLEQAGLLDNESKETENKSSTTLAGDVSEGREREPWETNSPLPGSVSSDKQDRNKIRRSLQRTLRESAGHLSHVRSRKGKEPAAPSSADEESSRDETNVLTRGTGSFVVHGKKASVINFGGDLQGSAADQRLRNRKTQQTMDTVRTDVNSTPFSGTDPSPTSATAAPDFRTILQSPRDTERRESAASASTATAMSFRELHRKYSTAQATKSHGNLSLPDEDSDAALSFSDGRRTPLPPIEHDSDEEADLANEVRLRLGLTSDRGKRVVVSDGDEEYVDMGSNDDENRRSGGLLSPAESTLQQRFYTPEPPLSPTSETSDDHDIDRGRTQTPLSSPPQLQAVNG; via the exons ATGCCGTTTCTTCGTCGCCGCGGCGTAATCGCCAGCGAATCCGATATGCGCCGTCATGCCAATTCCGACGAAGTGCTGTCGGTCGATAATCAGCAGCCCACCCCCGAGACGACGCAACTGGGCGAACCTACCCTGCCAAACTCACCACCTTCAACTCCGCCGCCCGACCCGGACGCCGGAACAAACACCATTCCCGCGACTCCCACAACAACACCTCCCAGCGAAACCTCTCCTGATGCTGGACAGCCCTCCTTGCAGCCGATTCCCTCGATAAATCTACCTCCCAGATCCCAATCGCCTCCACTGCCGGATGATGCCAGTAAACAACGCCGATTTTCAATGCTTAGGTTCCGGAATGCCTCCGACTCCCAGCTCGCGACGAGGGCAAGACAGCAGGCGCAGGCTGAGAAACGGCCGCCGATGCCTCCAATCTCTCTTtcgcatcagcagcagccac CCCCCGAGATAATCAAAACCTCTCCGACCGTTGATATGAATACAATGCCCTTGCCGAAGAAGTCTTCGCGCATGAAGCTTCCATGGGGTCTTGGAGACAAAGACGAGAGCAAAGACGAGTCCGGCGAACAGGTACCTCGTCTAACGACCAAGAAGGATCGCAGGAAAACGCTCAACTTTGGAGCGACCTCTAGCAAGCAGAGCGTCACCTTCGATGTACCCGGAAGAGCTAGCACTTCCCACCAGCCTCCTGCTTATGGCGATGACACGGATGGAAACGGATTACCCCTCCCGGTAACCAGGCTATCCGAGTCTTCGAGATCAGACGGCAGCTCTGGTGATCACCGCGTGTACGGCAGCACGACGACCACGACCCACACCGTCCAAACCACAACCACCTTCTTCCGACTACCGCGCCGGCGACAAAAGCAACCAGAACCTCTATTCCCTATAGCACACCTGCAGAAGGGCGGTAACTCTCAGTCGGATGTGCAGAGGCCTACTACAGGCGCTTCGCTGTCGACTGCCACGCCTGATTCTTTTAGAGCAAGTACATCAAGTCGGCCTGCAGGTCACAGTACGACGCCCACGCCAACGCCTTCGAGGCCCACATCATCCAGGCTCACATCTTCTGCAACGTCTCCTGCTTTTCACCTTTCCCACAAGGCTAGCGTGTCGCCTGCCACCGCTCTTTTCAGGCCTGATTCGAGAAACTCAGGCCGGTCTTCGCCATCCAAGCTGGCCCTCAACAATAGAGGGAGGTCCTCAACTTTCAGCTCGTTGGGAAGGCAATCGATGGATGATGGTCTGCATGCGCCTCCGCGCACTTCGACATCTACAGGGCGCAAGAGCTTCGGAGATCTGCTGGGTCTGAACAAGCTTCGTCAAAACAACGATCTTTCGGGTAGACACGGTTCACGGACTCCGGCCACACCCGGTTCCACAACTTCCAAGAACAACTCACTCCAGATTGCTCGCGAGCAGGCGCTTGTTCTTCCAGAGAGACGAGATGACGATACACCTGCGAAGTATCTCGCAAGGTTAGAGGAGGTCGTCAGTCGTAGTGTGGTTGCCAGCGCTCTGTCCAAGAGCGCTGATGCTTTCTCGCAGGCAGTCTTACGGAGCTATATGCGCAGGTTTAGCTTCTTTGGGGATCCAATGGATATGGCTATCAGGAAGCTGTTGATGGAAGCTGAGCTTCCCAAGGAAACGCAGCAAATCGATCGCTGTTTGCAGGCCTTCGCGAACCGATACCATGAGTGCAACCCAGGAATTTACACCAACCCAGATCAGGCCTACTTCATTGCATTCTCTCTTCTTATCCTCCACACAGATGTTTTCAACAAGAACAACAAATATAAGATGCAGAAGGCGGATTATCTCAAGAACACACACGGAGAGGGTATCTTTGATGATATCCTCGAGTGTTTTTACGACAACATCACTTACACACCTTTCATCCATGTTGAGGATGATCTGGACATCAACGGGGAAAGGATAGTTGCTcacaaggccaagaagaagtcACTCTTTAACGCCAATCAGGATCCAGTGAAGAGGGCCGCTAAGGAACCGATCGACCCTTATACCTTGATCATAGACCAGAAACTTGACATACTACGACCTAACCTCAAAGATGTGATCCCCTTGGACGACACTTACAGCTATCTGGGTACTGCACAGTctttcaacctgcaggagcTTCAGAAGACTTTCTTTAAGACCGGTATTCTTCAAATAGTGTCGGCCAGGTCGCGGCCTGATGCTTTTATGTCTGAGAAGACAGCGACCAATCCAGAGGAAGCTCAGCAAGGAATTGTGGACATCAAAATCACCAAAGTTGGCCTACTCTGGCGGAAAGatgtgaagaagaagaaaacgaGATCTCCTTGGCAGGAATGGGGTGCTATTCTGACGGGAGCTCAACTGTACTTCTTCCGCAATACGTCCTGGGTCAAGAACCTGATGCACCAGCTCGACAGCCACATCAAGCATGGCAACGACGGCATACCTGTTATATTCCAACCGCCACTGGAACATTTCAAGCCCGACAGTTTATTGTCGACCAATGATGCGGTTGCGCTGCTCGATTCATCCTATAAAAAGCACAAGAATGCATTTGTCTACGTGAAGCATGGGGGCTCTGAGGAGGTGCTTTTGGCGGATAATGAAGAAGAGCTGAACGACTGGTTGGCCAAACTCAACTACGCTGCTGCGTTTAGAACGTCGGGTGTGCGAATGAGGGGCGTCGTCGGTGGCAGCTACGATGGTCAGACTCGACGAGCGATCAGAAGACTCGAGTCTGATTCCTCAACATCGGTACAGACGCCCAGCGGTGAGGTTACAATATCAAGGAGTCGTATCGACCACAATCTAGCACAAGATATCCTCGAACGTCGGCGCGAGGTCATGTCGGAAAGAGTCTCAGACGCCAACGAGAGGTTGCAGGAGCAGGAATCGAAACTGGACTCCCAACTGAGGAACGCTAGGCACCTGCAAATCCTGGCTCCAATCATGCCAAAGACGAGGGATCAGATACTCTTGTCGGCGGCCCGGATAGCCGCCAAATTAAAATGGACGCGCATGGAGATGTGGAAATTAAAATGCCATCGCGATATCCTTCTCATGGATCTGGAAGAAGAGAGGAAGCTACTTGGCCTCCCGCCGGCCTTGATATTGGGTCACATTGCCAACCCTAAAAAGCCAGCTTTGGGTCGGGAGACATCAAAAGCCAGTTCCTCTACTGTGGTTCAACAGAGTCCCAAATCAACTTTGCCGGCACCCCTCCGCGTGGCCCCGCCTGCTCCCGGAGAAGCCCCCGACTCACCTGAAGGCGATGTTTTCCAAACACCGCCAACCAGTGCGACGTACCACAAGCACAGTCTATCCTGGGACAACCCATCTGTCAGTATCGACCATCCAAGTCCCAGAAAAGGATCTACTGCTAGTGCCACTGCAACTCCGAACCCGGTTGCTGCATCACCGTCGCCAAATATGACTAGTTCAACATCGCCGACGGCAGCCACAGGCATCCCAACTGCACTTCAGCCACCGCAGCCAGCTGGCAAACCCAGTGATGAGCACGATGCGGCCGAGAGGGAACTGCTTGAACAAGCTGGCCTCCTTGATAACGAGTCGAAAGAAACCGAAAACAAGTCCTCTACAACACTTGCAGGGGATGTTTCGGAAGGTCGAGAACGAGAACCCTGGGAGACTAATTCCCCTCTGCCAGGATCAGTCTCTTCTGACAAGCAAGACCGCAATAAAATCCGACGAAGTCTTCAACGAACGCTTCGCGAAAGTGCGGGGCACTTATCCCATGTGCGCAGTCGGAAGGGCAAGGAGCCAGCTGCTCCTTCGAGTGCCGATGAAGAATCGTCGCGTGACGAGACAAATGTCCTCACCAGAGGCACTGGCTCGTTCGTGGTCCATGGCAAAAAGGCCTCCGTCATCAATTTCGGTGGTGATTTGCAAGGAAGCGCCGCGGACCAGAGGCTCCGGAATCGCAAGACGCAGCAGACCATGGATACGGTGCGCACCGATGTGAACTCGACGCCATTCTCCGGAACTGATCCCAGTCCCACATCGGCAACCGCGGCTCCGGATTTTAGGACGATCCTCCAATCGCCCAGAGACACCGAGCGCCGTGAATCAGCCGCCAGCGCcagcaccgccaccgccatgaGCTTTCGTGAGCTTCATAGGAAGTACTCAACGGCCCAAGCAACAAAATCTCATGGAAACCTTTCGCTCCCGGACGAGGATAGTGATGCTGCCCTGAGCTTCTCAGATGGCCGAAGAACCCCGCTACCTCCGATCGAACATGACTCGGATGAGGAGGCAGACTTGGCGAACGAGGTTCGCCTGAGGCTGGGGCTGACCTCGGACCGGGGAAAGAGAGTTGTTGTCAGCGATGGGGACGAGGAGTATGTTGACATGGGTAGCAACGACGATGAGAATAGGAGAAGTGGCGGTTTGCTCAGCCCTGCTGAGAGCACATTGCAGCAGAGGTTCTACACGCCAGAGCCACCATTGTCGCCCACATCTGAAACTAGCGATG